The following proteins are encoded in a genomic region of Serinus canaria isolate serCan28SL12 chromosome 15, serCan2020, whole genome shotgun sequence:
- the POP5 gene encoding ribonuclease P/MRP protein subunit POP5, producing MVRFKNRYVLCEVVSEDPRCRQCIEDRVLGLAVRDAIARVHGDYGLACCSISFTVKYLNAYTGTVLLRCRKDSYRLLCSALPFVRYLESRGQRYPCFLNTLHVGGTIRTCQKFLIQYNRTQLLRLLQNCTNEEERQCIQKSLLSCSLTEEQSESGDEEDDDGTETD from the exons atggtGCGCTTCAAGAACAG GTATGTGCTCTGCGAGGTGGTCTCGGAGGACCCGCGGTGCCGCCAGTGCATCGAGGACCGCGTGCTGGGCCTCGCCGTCAGAGACGCCATCGCACGGGTGCACGGGGACTACGGCCTGGcgtgctgctccatctccttcACAG TGAAGTACCTGAACGCCTACACCGGGACGGTGCTGCTGCGGTGCCGCAAGGACTCGTACCGGCTGCTGTGCTCCGCGCTGCCCTTCGTGCGGTACCTGGAGAGCCGCGGGCAGCGCTACCCCTGCTTCCTCAACACCCTGCACGTCGGAG GTACCATAAGAACATGTCAGAAATTCCTGATTCAGTATAACAGAACACAGCTGCTGAGGTTGTTGCAAAACTGTACAAATGAAG AGGAAAGACAGTGTATACAGAAGTCCTTGTTGAGCTGTTCCCTTACAGAAGAGCAGTCTGAAAGTGGAGAtgaggaggatgatgatggcACAGAGACAGACTGA